In Gossypium hirsutum isolate 1008001.06 chromosome A10, Gossypium_hirsutum_v2.1, whole genome shotgun sequence, the DNA window AATTGTTCTGTCATCCCTATGAATCAAGCTGGCTAGCTGAAATTATAATTGACGGGCAATAAATGAACGACGATATAATTCTAGCTGTTGATATAGGAATATGAGAGCCCAGAAGGTAGTTTAAAAGATAGGCCCATGTCCAATAACTAATCCTATTCTGGCAAATACAATATCGTGGCAAAATTATTTTAGTCATGGTAAAGTTTTTAGAATATCGTGAAGCTTTTtaactataaatttttttaactagaattaaatttgtattatctaaaaattaaataaatagaatacataaataaataagagaGTAATTAAAGTTATTAGTTTCGAAAAAtgaatgattaaatcaaaaaaattaataattaaataattaaaatagaactAAAAGTTTGATGATTATTTTTTACAGTTTACCCTAaatataataactttattttattaataaataaattgaatagaatggatttaaaataaattaatttattttgtggGGATGAATTTTAAATTGAGAAACTAAATTTGAACTTCAAACACTATTTAAGTAGGTCCAGACAAGATTACACCCTATTCTATACACTTTTTTTTAATGGAAAGATACTTGGTAATATCTTATCATTTATTCCGATCATATCCTATCCTAATATCCTAGTAgtaatatactattatttaaaaataattatatattttaattttgaaaaaagtttGCATGGTACTCCATATAAtaatacaaagattttcaaaatttctccaAGGTTGGCCCGCCATTTGAATACAAAAACATatactaatttacctttttatttttaaataccactaataaaaattattttttataaatcaaCAAATGGTTGAGTGTAATGGTACTTTTAGAGAGAAATTACAGATTTGAAACTTTAAAAacgatatttttaaaaaattacatctacaaatttcaaacataaattataaaataaaagtgcAAAGTACAGAAAAATTATCACACACATTATTATCGAACAATTCATGCTACTCAAACTcatgatataaatataaacacTATTCATCAGTTAACCAAACATTGaagtaagaatatatatattatttatatttatcacgtatcataattaaaaattatcacaTATCACTATATAATTAATTATCAATATTATATCGATACAAATTAATATTAATAGGGAGATGTTAAAATGTGTGATGAAATATAAGTTTAgctgtaaattaaataaaaataaaaaaataaaagttgacaGCCAACGCCAAGTCAAGGCTGAAAAGCTGGAAAATGGCAGACAGTAATAGAGGCTGAAGGAAGGCACCTCTCCTCCTTACTCAAATCAAAGATAATGAATTGTCACTTTCAACATTTTGTACCgtgtactattttattttattttttgtatttttaaaattcaactaAATCTTTTACATCTCAAATTCAATAATGTAAATTTTCTaccttaaattttataatttatatattttagtgcttaaatttagtaattgaatctatatagatttttaaatttaaaaattataaatgtgatataatttaaaatacgagaaattattttataaaccCTTTGTAGTATATTATTTATGGTCTTTtttaattatgtaatgatattttcgtaattttttccgatactattgacacataattttagttttttttttaccttgaacCTTAAACCCCGAACTTAGAATCTTGAATCCTGAACTCTAAACCTTAGTTATGAACTCTAAACTCAAACCCGAACCTTGAAGCTCGGGTTTAGAGCTCAGGATTTGAGGTTCATGattcaagataaaaaaattatcaaaattatgagTTACTAAcatagaaaaaattattaaaatatcattaaataatttaaaaagaatcGCGAATGATGTGGTGAGAaggattcataaaataatttctcttgaaatactataacatcaaattttaacaattttcaatataaagattaaaatgaATTGGTAaacatttgaaatcacttaaaaaaaactttcgcatcatatttaaatttatattatattttttaatgataaaatgaataaattaatttttattcgctaaataaaaaaataaactggttattctattaaaaaatttattctttaatgttaaaaattgactatttttaaataaaaatgatttttttttaactccTCAACGAACCTCGGCAACCTAActtttaaacttgttttaaaaaaataaaacaaaaagacagGAGAAAGACAGTAATGTTGTCCCTTGCTCCCTCCcatgttttgatatttttagcagTAGTACTGCTTTGATATTTTTTTCCGTGAATCTGGTCACTTTTTCTATTAATAAAGAAATTATGAACATGTAAGCTTCCATAGCTATAAAGAAGACACACACAGAAGCAGCAGATTTgatgaacataaaaaaaaaaaaaaagaaatagcaCATGGGTACCTCTGCAAATTGGCTATGTCTCAATGTCTGAATTCTGAATCATGTCTCCATTAATTACCTTTACTTAATAATGGATGCTTTCCACTTGCTTCAGATTTCTAGTCCATTGCAATTTTACTCACTTCCATTTAATTTAACTGTCCTTTAGCATTATATGTGAAACCTGGTCTTGATCATTTATTGCATCTCTTCATAAGTCAAATGGCTGTTTGGACTCTAATTTTGTTTGGAGGGTTGGGTAGAATaataattgttatgttacttgctattatCCATCCGTTATTCCGATATTTGATTGGGTCCTGATTCGTAGTTTGTAAGGTTCGCACGTAAGGTGTTTATATCCTTTTATGAGATTACACGATGTGGGTTTGTACCATTATGAAGATGAGCCCTCGTCTAGAAAACGTGTGTTATTATAGGATACGTATTGACATGCATGAAGATCTACCTACGACTTCCCATCCATAAACAATAACCGTATTATATAAATAGAGAATCTAACCCTTTTAAATGACACACCCTAAAAACCACTCAACAataataaaaggttaaaatacgTTGTTAGTCCatgtatttttattgaaagatTGAGATTCTAGTCCCTATGTTTTGAAAGTTAAAAAtgcaatattttttaatttaaaaattctaatctAATCAATATCGCTTGTTGGtagtttttgtaaaaatttaccttaatatgtttattttttgtctATCATGTTCTATGTTACATTATGATAGCCTAATCAATAtgcaaaattaataaatttcaatggAAAATATTTAcgagaatttaatttttaaaattctaagtACACgggcaaaatcttaaattttgttAAAGTACAATAACTAACCTCATATTCTAAccattataaaaatttaagagtttctttttttttttgccttaaaaaaataatttttagaggttaaactatttttatttactaaCCAAAGATTTAAAAAGTTAGAATGGAATGTTTTATTTGTCTGGAGAGGCTAAAATTTAGCGAATTGCTATTACGAGAAGAGCAAGAATAAGAGATAGAATTCTTATTCCGTTAGATCACTCATTCAAAATCAGTGTAGTGCAAAGAATTGAGACGGAATTAAATGCTCTTTACATTGAACCGAATGAGATGTAAGTGTCTGAGTTTTACCATTACCAACCATCCAATAGAAAATACTCTACCACGAGTCGAAGTTGCAAATGAAGATCACAAGCATGAAGAATAGTGGTCCATATTTGTTGTGAAAAAGATAATTATACCATTTCTCACTTAAAAGTAGATTTTTGTATCAAAATTGATATTTCAAGTTTCGACTTTATCTCATTTTACACTTAACATGACATGTTCTTATTGAATGCTGTATACTTTTTGGATAAAATGAGACaaaattgatgatttaaatactatttttgaCAAGAAAAAACTTTAGGTACCCAAATGAAAAAGTCAATATAATTTAATGGTCAATTTTGTAATtaaacctagaaaaacaacttaaGGTTATTTTTTAACAAGCTTTTcatataatgtgatacatatattttatataaaaaaaattgagattaatttagaatgatttaaaaataaaataaaacagtgACCTAATTCCTAGAAATGGTGAACGTGTAGTGCAGTCAACCATGTCTGCCCAATGTCTCTTAACTTCTAGACTCCATGTCTCCTTTTGATTTTTCTTACAACTTGGTCCTACATGTACTGACCTTCtaaatttgaaacaaatttaaacatttagggatcaaatcaaagttttattaCTCAATTTGAAAGAGAAACAAGGTTTAATTAGGTAAATTCTAAATAAAAACTTTTTCTTCAACTTAAAATTACGATTAAGTGCTCATTTAAATATGAACGATACGTTTATTTACGAATACGAATAGTATAATATGAGATTAAATAATCTAACAACACAATACCATACAAAGGGCCTAAGAGTAACATAATTTATGTTAATGCAATTCCCCCATGGCTCTTTTGCCTGCTGGTGTgcatattttttctttctttatttcccGCTTTTAAAATCCtatttttctcatgttttttTTCAACCCACCACcgtctctggcttcaatctgctagTCAAATTTGTTCTGTTTGTTCCTTTTCAAACAtataatcttttttcttttttttttatgctcACAGTGACATTAGTTCACTGGAAACAATGAAACCCAGATCGGCTCTCAACAATGGCACCCATAATAAGAACAAACTAGCAAGAACATTCCAAAGGGTCATCAACTTAAAAACCGCTTCGAAAATCGCTTCAACCAATGGGGTCGGAATCGGAACTTATTCCCATGGCGACGACGGCGACGACGTTAAGCGAAAAGATGGTTTAAAAGCTCTAATAGCCATGGTTTTCGCTAGTGTTACTTCCATCAAAGCTGCTTACGCCGAGCTGCAAATGGCTCAACATCCTTACGACGGTGAAGCTATCCAAGTTGCCGACCAAGCTGTCGTAGAACAACTCAAGGTTTTGTCAGAGTTGAAACACAAGTTCTTAAAACAAGACCTTGATTTTTCACCTCAAGTTACTTTAATGCTTGCTGAGATCCAAGAACAACAAAGCATGATGCGAACTTACGATATCACAATCAAGAATCTAGAATCTGATATCGAAGAAAAAGATTCAGCCATTGATTTACACCATAAACAGCTAGAACATTGCATTGCTTTCAACAAATCCATGGAGAAGAAGCTAAACGAGACCGGGCCATTGTTTATGTTTGATAATATCCAGTTCACAACGTTGAATCCAAGTCACTTCATTCAAGTTTTACACTGTGCTTTGAAATCTGTCCGTAGTTTCGTGAGGTTGATGATGAAGGAAATGGAGTTAGCAAAATGGGATATTGCTGCAGCTACTAAAGCCATTGAACCTTCAGCCATGCTTGCTAAACAAAGCCATGCTTGCTTTCTGTTTGAATCTTTTGTGTGTAAAACAATGTTACAGGGCTTCGATTCTCATGATTTTAGTTGCTTAAAAAGTCTCCACCGTGAGCAGTATTTCAATGCATTCAAAACCCTGAAATCTGCTAACCCGAAATCGTTTTTAGTTCAAAACCCGAAATCTGGTTTTGCTAAGTTCATCAGAGACAAGTACCTTAAACTTGTTCATCCCAAAATGGAATGTTCATTTTTTGGGAACTTGAACCAACGTAAAATGGTTATCTCCGGTGGGTTTTCCGATACGGCGTTTTTCATGGCTTTTACAGAGATGGGTCGGCGATTTTGGCTCTTACATTGCTTGGGGTTGTCGATGAGTGACCAAGTTTCAGTCTTTCAGGTAATGAAAGGTTACAGATTCTCCGAGGTTTATATGGAAAACATTAGCGAAGAATCACTTTTCATCGATGAAATCGTCGACGGTGCCGATGTTGATTTTAGAGTCAGTTTCACGGTGGTTCCCGGGTTCAAGATCGGTAAAACTGTGATACAAAGCCAAGTTTACTTGTCTCCGGTGATTAATCCGAATAGTACTTCATTATTAGATGGAAACACGTTGAGATGATGTTATTCACGCTCGAACTGGTACACGCGCCCCTCTGGTAAGGGGAGCTAAGTGCTATTTTCAAGTGGGGtttaactttagttttccacttgaGAAGTGCAGTTATCTCCCATGTTATCGGGAAGACAAAGCGGACCGTGGGGTGGCGCGTGAGATTTGATCCACACCCATGTGCGACCCAAGGAGAAAATGGAGGAGCAGCTAGGTTTTGGCGTTACAGGGAAACAAGGGaagtgggtttttttttctttttctttcaagcTAAAAATTagtcttatttttatatttatatatataaaaaaaaaaaactcttactattaatatagtttatattattgtAGTAGTGGTAGTGGGATGCGACTCTTGTAATGTTAACTTGTCCCcccaaaaatatcaaattaaactaCTGCAATTtgcatttatataaatatttttaaagcttAAATATTGCCTTTGCTAAACTGCATCAATTAATTTTCCAACCAATGATATTGTGCCACGTCATTTAAATGTGTATttccattaatttttattttaaaaagaaaaattgaataaaaacaaaaatatgtttttctgtttttgttttctGGGTTTACCCTCGTTTTTTCTATAACAATGATCTTAACTGCTACAATGGTGGTGAAGTTCAAGAGAAGAACTTTTTGCCACTCCCTTCGAATTTTTTTCTCATCAAATAGGGAGAGATACCAAAAATTCTCAACTGGGGTTTCAGATTCTAACCTCTTTGATGGAACAAATCAATCGAAGTTTGAGGTTTGAACCATTTGAAACCAGGGGAGCCAATGGAATTGTTGTTGCCGGTGGTGCTGCATGTGAtggaaaatttgggtttttgcGTGTTGAAAAAAAGGGACTTTCTTTGAATTTAAGTGGTGAAAATGAAAGTAGTAAAACCCCTGGTAGTGGTAGTAGAAGTGGTGGTGTCAAAAATGGACACACTAAGCTTTGTAGCAGAGGTCATATACAATGCTTCAACACATTTTTTACAATAAAAAGTTCTCCATCAAAGGTTTCTTTAGGTTTCATTCGACAGATTTAGGGAAGAAGAAGgaaattcttcttttctttttgggcGGGGGCCGGCAATGGAGGCTGATGCGTGGGAAGGGAATTGACGAATTTGGGCCaataggatgaaattgaatttttttactttttaaataaatgaactaaatctcaaattctaactaagtacagggactaataacatattttaacatttttggtaaattacaactaagatcactaaactattagtaaatttaatcactcaacttcaaaaagttataaaatgtcattaagctattagaaaatttttattcaagTCATCATGTTTATAAACTCGCTGTTGTATGACTTTCTTTGTTTGCACCGTTTGCATCAATCGAAAGCTCTGTTTCCtcttttataattcaatttttttcataaaataactttaaatgCCACAAATCTGCgaaatgaaatttaaacttttttctCTGATTTTCAACATTGACCATTAAATCTACTTGGATCTAAAGTATTTTCTTCAACTCGTCGACAACTACCAATTCGTTGTACCAATTGTTGAATCATTGCTTgccaaacttttttaaaaaaaaatctcaacaatctaatgacttaaataaaaactagtAGATAATTCAATgactttaataaaaacttttgaatagtttaatgactactttgtaattttttaaaatcaagtgactaaaacataaatttactcaTAGTTTAGTGACATTAGGTGTAATTTACTTTAACCTTTCATGATTGAAGAAATAAAACATTTGGATAAGgaactaatttgataaaaaaaaaagtgaagggGCTAATGGCATATATTAACCTTTTATAATTGAAGTAAAAGATTTGTTTAAGAGCAACAAACCGACCCAGTATATGCAAGAGTTCCTTGAAAACCTTTTTTTGGTAAATACATAATTTTACCAAGTTCATAGTTGTTTCAGTCATTGCAAAAACCCTCTCCGCATCAAACAATCAGTTTCCACATGAATCTAAGCATAGAAAGAAAAAACAGTCACAAATATTTGTATAGAATTTTTACAGATTCAACAAAGCACAGAAGGAATGGATCCCAACAGATAAAAAACactccaaaaaaaaattataaaatgacatTTGAATATGTTCATTTCAACAGGATGATTTTTCAACCCAGCTGAGAAACCTTTTCATGTTACCACCACCAGCAGAAGTGAAACTGTCATCATTTTGTGATATTAATTGATATACTTCTCTGACTGTACTGCATTTCAATACACACAATCTATGTTAAACCCTTGTCAATGACTGCACGAACCTTAGTAACATATAGCATTCGATCCCATGTTTGTCCCCATGAATCCCTCCCCTTTTCAAAGTTCATGTAAAAAAATGTTCTCCTCAACCCTTCATGAATGTCCTTTTCAATAGTGAACTTCGAGACCGAGCAGAAACCGAAATCTATACCCTTCACCATAGGTCAGGCATATGGCATTCTTTTCTCCCAAGTGGACAAATACAATAACAGGCTCGATGAAATTCGATATTAAGTGATGGAGGGTGTTTCAAAGGGAGCCTTCTGATTCAGTATCTGTGAAGGATTCGGGGTCTGAAGCTTCTGCAAGAGCTTCGAGCATGTTTAAGACCTCTGCAGGGTCGTCTAAATAATACCTGGCTTTGCTAGGTTTTTGGCCGACAGTGCAGGCAAAAACAGATGTACTTGAGGATAGAATACCACTAGAAATTGCATTGCTGATGATCTCGAACATTTCCTCATCAGATCTGTCATCACCAATGCAGAGAACGAAATCGGCTTGCTTTCCCTTCTCAGACATGGTTGTGAAGATCTTTTCGGCAACCATACCTTTACTTACTCCCTAAAAGCAACAGTGAAAAGTTTATTAAAAAACTATGAAATTGTATACAAGTTTCAGTACATTAACTAAACAAAAACGATTAAAACAAAAGCCAATATATTGTATTCATAAAGCTAGAAAATCAAGGTAAAAATACCTGCGGTTTCACTTCAACGATAAACTGGCCACTCTTCACAGCCACAGGTTCATTTGCTAATACACTCTCGAGATGGTCTAACATCTCCTTCGCTTGGCTAGATCCAAAACCCGGGTCTGCATCTCGATGGTGCCAGACCAAAGCACTCTCCTTGGTTTCAATAGAGGAGCCATCAGTGGACTCCGTGTACAATTTCATAACAGGCTCTGCTATTTGTTTCCACCCAAACTCACTATTCTGCCCACAAAGTTCCCACTCATCATTAGCAGACCACCTGAAAATATCAACAATTTCAAAGTAAGTCTACTTATTGAAGAATCACTACAGAGAAATGAAAGGGTAAAAAccgaaacaaagaaaagaaataactTACCTCATGAAAAAACCGTGTTCAGCTGCAATTCCCAGTTTTTTACATGGGGAAAACCACTTGCCTAAACTTTCTCTTCCTCTTCCACTTACAACAAAGACGGCATTCTTCGTATCACCGGAGAGTGCGTTTATGATCGAAATAACCTCCGCACTTGGTGTCTTGTTATGTGATGTTTGAGGCATAACTGTTCCATCGTAGTCCAATAGTATGGCCCTGTTTTTGGACCTTAGATACACAGATACAATGTGATCGATAGACAACTTCCTGAAGTTAGGATCAAGAGCTACCACTCGGAAGCCAAAGCTCAAACCAATTCCCCAACATCGTCTTCTGAAATGATCTTTACATGTCCTTTCCAAATCTTGGAAGAAGCTTCGAGACCAGAATGCCACATCATGTGAGCTAACGTACCTATAATGCTTCTCGTGGCGCAACTGCTTCTCAGCATCAGACATAGAGATTGCCTCATTCATTGCCTCTGCGGTTGATTCGGTATTCCAAGGATTTACACGAATTGCACCACTCAATGAAGGCGAACAACCAATGAACTCCGACACAACTAGCATGCTCTTCTTTGGTCCACTTGATTCTGAGGAAGACTCTGATTCAGACACTCCCTGCCGGCCCACAATGTACTCGTAAGGAGTAAGATTCATTCCATCCCTCACAGCTGTGACTACAACGCACTCGGCTATAGTGTAATACGCAAACCTTTCACAAAGGGATACCGGCCTGTCAATTAAGACAATCGGTTCATAACCAGTATGACCAAAAGTCTCATTAATTCTCTTGCAACTTGCCTGTATTTCAGCCTGTATGTCCTCAAGATCTTTCCCTCTTCCACTACTAGGGTTCGCGATCTGTACCAGAACAGCTCTTCCCTGCCACTTTGGGTGCTGTTTCAGCATCTGCTCCATTGCCAACAGCTTCAAATCGATACCCTTAAAGACATCCATGTCATCAACTCCAAGCAATACAGTCTTTCCTTCAAACTGTTGTTTAAGCTCTGCTACTCTCCATTCTTTATCCGCAAGACTCAATACAGACTTAATCTGCCCCATGTGAATCCCGACAGGCATGATCTTTATCCCAATCGTCCTCCCATAGTACTCCACTCCGATATAACCCCTCTTTGACTGATACTCTAACCCTAACATTCGACTACAACAAGACAGGAAATGACGTGCATAATCATAAGTATGAAAACCAATGAGATCGGAATTCAATAGTGCCTTCATGATCTCTTCCCTAACAGGTAAGGTCCTATATATCTCGGACGAAGGGAATGGACTGTGTAGAAAAAACCCCATTCTCAATCTATTGAACCTTCTTCTCAAGAAAGTTGGCAGCACCATCAAATGATAATCATGTATCCAAACATAATCGTCTTCTGGGTTTATAACCTCGATAACCCTTTGAGAGAAAATCTTATTCGCAGCAACATATGCCTCCCATAAAGACCTATCGAACCTTCCTCCATGACTAGCTGAGAACGGAAGCATATAATGGAAAAGCGGCCACAAATGCTGCTTGCAGAACCCATGATAGAACTTTGTCAAAATGTCGGACGGAAGAAATGCTGGTACACACTTAAATTTATCCAACAAAAGCTGCGAAACATCATCCTGTTCTACCCGATCAACATCGACCTTCAAAGAACCAACATACAGAACCTCCATTTCTTCAGGCAAACCATCTTTTAACTGTAATAACAATGAATCGTCATCCCAACTAAAACTCCACCCTTTGTTATCTGGTCTACGCTTAGCTTTAACCGGGAGTTGATTAGCTACAATAATAATTCTATCCTGAATAGCCGATGACGGTGCATCGGAGGCCACACTATTAGCTTGATCATCATCAAGCTCCGAAATAACCCCGGGAACGGTCATAACTCGTGGCAACCGCTTCTTTTCTCGAGGTTGACCCATTGCCGGGAAATTACCAGACGCTAGATCTAAAAGATTGGTATACGATCTTGACATCATCTTTAACCTCTTTTATTTTGCTTATTAACCTCAACAAGAATCAATCACAAAACCCTAAAACTATAGTTGTTTTTGTTTCTCTTCCAAAAGTACTTTTTTAATTTGGCATCACCTGCATTGGGTTTCAACAAAGATATCATCTTtacatgaaaaaaaaagtaacaagaatcaaataaaacaaaataaacccaTGAATAAATAAGAtccataaatagaaaaaaaaaataaagcataCCCCAAATCAAATATATTAACAGAATTCAATCAAAAGGAAACTTTTTTTCAACTAGATGAATTCAAAATAATGGGagtaaatttaaacaaaaaaaaaagaaactttgaaactaaacttacccttcAAAGCACAAAGTTTTGTGTGATTAATGGGAACCCTTTGGATCCAAAtatgaattttcttttcttttttgtgaaGGGAAAAAAATTAGGGTTGTTTTGGGATtgttttggtcctttttatttcaAAGAGCCACATTTACAACAAttcccctcttcttctttttttcgtctttggaatgaaaaataaaataaaattcatattttgaaaaaagaatataaaaaagcaAGAGGATAAGGTCGGCCAGTTGGATAACCCAGTGATGCCAGCTGGCGCTGTTGTGTTTTTCACATCACGCGCTCTTTCTCTCTTTCCCCGAGGCGGTTGATTACGTGGCTAACATGAATTTCGCCACGTGTATTATTTAGTGCAATCCGATGGCCCCACGCGTCATCTTCATTAAAAAGTGGAGAAGAATGAATCACATGTTCTTCGTATTGCCCTAAAACTCTGTTCTAACCACTATTGTTTTTACACGTAGTGAACGGACAGAGCTTTATCTTACGTGTCACTGAACCATTTGACAGGAACTTGAACTATCTGTGGTCCTGCACCGTATTTGAACATAACCTTGTTTTTGCACTTACCCTGTTCACGACATCTACACGTAATACGGACAAATGTGTTTTGCGGAATACGTGATGACATGGAAATGAATGACGTCACCAGTGAAGTCATAATCATTAGGTGGCAAGAGATGATTGGAGAAGCTATTTCTCGATTTAACGCTGCGTTTGGCTTTATGTTTTTTTGATTAAGACCTTGTGGTAAGGTGAGGTGGGCGGAAACAAGCttttttgttccttttattttGGACATAAAATGTCATTTTCACCCTTGTGGTTATTGTCCCGTAGTGTGGCCGTAGGAATGGAAtttagaattaaaaagaaaatgtaaggtctgaattgaaattatgaaaagaaaaaaatgtgggGTTATAAAATTTAATGACGGTGTGGCCAACCTTTTGAGAAGCAAATTTTCAAAACCCGACCATTGGTTGGACCAGTCATAATATTGATTTTTGTTcctattaatttattcaatttaattaaataaattaatgaaaatttactaaaaaattttaaaaaagtttaacc includes these proteins:
- the LOC107924978 gene encoding protein GRAVITROPIC IN THE LIGHT 1 — encoded protein: MKPRSALNNGTHNKNKLARTFQRVINLKTASKIASTNGVGIGTYSHGDDGDDVKRKDGLKALIAMVFASVTSIKAAYAELQMAQHPYDGEAIQVADQAVVEQLKVLSELKHKFLKQDLDFSPQVTLMLAEIQEQQSMMRTYDITIKNLESDIEEKDSAIDLHHKQLEHCIAFNKSMEKKLNETGPLFMFDNIQFTTLNPSHFIQVLHCALKSVRSFVRLMMKEMELAKWDIAAATKAIEPSAMLAKQSHACFLFESFVCKTMLQGFDSHDFSCLKSLHREQYFNAFKTLKSANPKSFLVQNPKSGFAKFIRDKYLKLVHPKMECSFFGNLNQRKMVISGGFSDTAFFMAFTEMGRRFWLLHCLGLSMSDQVSVFQVMKGYRFSEVYMENISEESLFIDEIVDGADVDFRVSFTVVPGFKIGKTVIQSQVYLSPVINPNSTSLLDGNTLR
- the LOC107925139 gene encoding probable alpha,alpha-trehalose-phosphate synthase [UDP-forming] 7 — its product is MMSRSYTNLLDLASGNFPAMGQPREKKRLPRVMTVPGVISELDDDQANSVASDAPSSAIQDRIIIVANQLPVKAKRRPDNKGWSFSWDDDSLLLQLKDGLPEEMEVLYVGSLKVDVDRVEQDDVSQLLLDKFKCVPAFLPSDILTKFYHGFCKQHLWPLFHYMLPFSASHGGRFDRSLWEAYVAANKIFSQRVIEVINPEDDYVWIHDYHLMVLPTFLRRRFNRLRMGFFLHSPFPSSEIYRTLPVREEIMKALLNSDLIGFHTYDYARHFLSCCSRMLGLEYQSKRGYIGVEYYGRTIGIKIMPVGIHMGQIKSVLSLADKEWRVAELKQQFEGKTVLLGVDDMDVFKGIDLKLLAMEQMLKQHPKWQGRAVLVQIANPSSGRGKDLEDIQAEIQASCKRINETFGHTGYEPIVLIDRPVSLCERFAYYTIAECVVVTAVRDGMNLTPYEYIVGRQGVSESESSSESSGPKKSMLVVSEFIGCSPSLSGAIRVNPWNTESTAEAMNEAISMSDAEKQLRHEKHYRYVSSHDVAFWSRSFFQDLERTCKDHFRRRCWGIGLSFGFRVVALDPNFRKLSIDHIVSVYLRSKNRAILLDYDGTVMPQTSHNKTPSAEVISIINALSGDTKNAVFVVSGRGRESLGKWFSPCKKLGIAAEHGFFMRWSANDEWELCGQNSEFGWKQIAEPVMKLYTESTDGSSIETKESALVWHHRDADPGFGSSQAKEMLDHLESVLANEPVAVKSGQFIVEVKPQGVSKGMVAEKIFTTMSEKGKQADFVLCIGDDRSDEEMFEIISNAISSGILSSSTSVFACTVGQKPSKARYYLDDPAEVLNMLEALAEASDPESFTDTESEGSL